A section of the Rossellomorea marisflavi genome encodes:
- a CDS encoding SMI1/KNR4 family protein has protein sequence MSKIEWQFADAAVSEEYVKKTGSELGFELPEDYIKCVALNNGANVEPDLFNVGNKEKVFGTLLSYDQDNDEYIVDVFNSYKATLPNGLVPFAFDPAGNLICFDYKESKDSPFIVFWEHENAWEKEMLMKEEGLTKEQAEEHARENVFYVAKTFTEFLNKLHD, from the coding sequence ATGAGCAAAATAGAGTGGCAATTTGCTGATGCAGCAGTAAGTGAAGAATATGTAAAAAAAACTGGGAGTGAATTAGGGTTTGAGCTTCCAGAAGATTATATAAAATGTGTGGCACTAAATAATGGTGCAAATGTAGAACCTGATTTATTCAATGTTGGGAACAAAGAGAAAGTCTTTGGTACTTTATTATCATATGATCAGGATAATGATGAATATATTGTAGATGTTTTTAACAGTTATAAAGCAACGTTGCCTAATGGATTAGTTCCATTTGCATTTGATCCAGCGGGGAACTTAATATGTTTTGATTATAAAGAATCCAAGGATAGTCCATTTATAGTCTTTTGGGAACATGAAAATGCTTGGGAAAAAGAAATGTTAATGAAAGAAGAAGGATTAACAAAAGAACAGGCTGAAGAACATGCCAGAGAAAATGTATTTTATGTTGCAAAAACATTTACAGAATTTCTTAATAAGCTACACGATTAA